A genomic region of Miscanthus floridulus cultivar M001 chromosome 3, ASM1932011v1, whole genome shotgun sequence contains the following coding sequences:
- the LOC136547515 gene encoding importin subunit alpha-1b-like, translating to MPRAPRRQSGEARRGAYKSRVDFSRSRRRREDDLLALRRLDRDAGLFKRRRDEPAPAVPASDPAPAPAEAAPPAGITRPTLTPSSPPDVAAPRNAAESELEGLSELVDKLCSDDTTSQLEATVQFRKLLSDEKNSTVIKIIRADVLPRFAEFLSRHGLPQLQMEAAWVLTNIAASDYTLLVAECGAVPRLVELLGSPNANIRHQAIWCLGNIAADLASCRDILFDHGALTPLLSQFREDMKIPVLRTAMWALSNLCFGKLPAEVQVKPILEIISQLIHSADEKILADACWTLYYICGGKGDAVQDVLDAGVCPQLVNLLMHASANVLLPVIMALARISAGDDKQVEVLIENGILNWLAQLLARNYPKNVKKQAYLIVSNIAAGSKDQIQAVIDADIITPLIVLLRTSETDIKKEAAWAISNAASGGSSDQIQYLVSRGCLEPLCSVLTYKDPDLVYTCLEGLENILQAGEAGKKGEESGTNPYAEFILECGGLEKLEDLQDVDSDRIYELVMKLLQSYWEEEVSESDDPNIPGSNDSSDTVEATSEDAAQPPVPPPSGADEAE from the exons ATGCCGCGCGCCCCGCGCCGGCAGTCCGGCGAGGCGCGCCGGGGCGCCTACAAGTCGCGCGTCGACTTCAGccgctcgcgccgccgccgcgaggacgACCTCCTCGCCCTCCGCCGCCTCGACCGCGACGCGGGGCTCTTCAAGCGCCGCCGCGACGAGCCCGCTCCCGCTGTCCCTGCCTCCGATCCGGCTCCTGCACCCGCCGAAGCAGCCCCACCCGCAGGCATCACTCGTCCGACACTCACTCCCTCCTCGCCGCCAGACGTAGCGGCTCCCCGTAATGCCGCCGAGTCAGAG CTTGAAGGCCTGTCAGAGCTGGTCGACAAACTATGTTCAGATGACACCACCAGTCAGCTCGAAGCCACAGTCCAATTCAGGAAACTTCTTTCAGATG AGAAGAACTCAACTGTGATAAAAATCATCCGAGCGGATGTCCTGCCCAGATTTGCTGAGTTTCTTTCAAGACACGGGCTTCCCCAGCTCCAA ATGGAGGCTGCCTGGGTTCTTACCAACATAGCTGCATCTGATTATACACTGCTGGTTGCAGAATGCGGTGCTGTTCCAAGGTTGGTGGAACTATTAGGATCACCAAATGCGAATATCAGGCATCAG GCTATCTGGTGTCTTGGGAATATAGCTGCAGACCTGGCTAGCTGCAGAGATATTCTCTTTGATCATGGTGCTCTTACACCTTTACTTTCTCAATTTAGAGAAGACATGAAGATTCCAGTTCTGAGAACTGCTATGTGGGCCCTGTCAAATCTTTGTTTTGGAAAATTGCCAGCCGAAGTGCAA GTGAAACCAATACTAGAAATTATCAGCCAGCTTATTCATTCTGCCGATGAGAAGATACTGGCAGATGCATGCTGGACTCTTTACTACATATGTGGCGGTAAAGGTGATGCTGTCCAAGATGTATTAGATGCTGGGGTCTGCCCTCAACTTGTAAATCTTTTGAT gcatgCATCAGCTAATGTTCTTCTCCCTGTCATTATGGCACTCGCAAGAATTTCTGCGGGAGATGATAAGCAAGTCGAG GTCTTAATAGAGAATGGCATTCTCAATTGGTTAGCGCAATTGCTAGCACGAAATTACCCAAAGAACGTCAAGAAACAAGCGTATCTAATTGTTTCCAATATTGCTGCTGGTAGCAAGGATCAGATTCAG GCAGTAATTGATGCAGACATTATAACACCTCTCATCGTCTTGCTAAGGACATCAGAGACGGATATAAAAAAAGAGGCTGCTTGGGCTATATCAAATGCTGCATCTGGTGGTTCAAGTGATCAAATTCA GTATTTGGTCAGCCGGGGATGTTTAGAGCCCCTCTGCAGCGTCCTCACCTACAAGGATCCTGACCTTGTATACACGTGTCTTGAAGGTCTTGAGAATATACTCCAGGCAGGTGAGGCAGGGAAGAAGGGCGAGGAATCAGGGACGAACCCATATGCCGAGTTTATTCTAGAGTGCGGAGGCCTGGAGAAACTAGAGGACCTGCAGGATGTCGACAGCGACAGAATCTACGAGCTAGTCATGAAACTGCTGCAGAGCTACTGGGAGGAAGAAGTAAGCGAGAGTGATGATCCGAACATCCCAGGTTCAAATGACTCGTCAGATACCGTGGAAGCAACGTCTGAAGATGCTGCGCAGCCACCAGTACCACCGCCCTCTGGTGCAGATGAAGCCGAGTGA
- the LOC136547516 gene encoding transcription factor MYB2-like: MAARDHRELSSDEDSAAAAAGDLRRGPWTVEEDMLLVNYVAAHGEGRWNALSRCAGLRRTGKSCRLRWLNYLRPDLRRGNITAQEQLLILELHSRWGNRWSKIAQHLPGRTDNEIKNYWRTRVQKHARQLNCDVNSQQFKDLMRYIWMPRLLERIGSDSGDGAVVIDAVAHDAATLTPTPTPTPTQLLTASAWRVDDVELSCTTAVSSSSVSTDSMQQQLVAVSPPPPPPAVASAACGESNNDASYYGIDNSNAAMSMWDTLCQPPHSTTAQLASAGTCIWSDESLLVVPSGLPGGGGGVYADMGFPDLCDPDTMWTAGVSGADDLWYTQIMGL; the protein is encoded by the exons ATGGCGGCGCGTGATCACCGAGAGCTGAGCAGCGACGAGGACTCCGCGGCGGCTGCGGCCGGGGACCTCCGCCGCGGGCCGTGGACGGTGGAGGAGGACATGCTCCTCGTCAATTACGTCGCCGCGCACGGCGAGGGACGCTGGAACGCGCTGTCACGATGCGCAG GGCTCCGGCGGACGGGGAAGAGCTGCCGCCTGCGGTGGCTCAACTACCTGCGTCCGGACCTGCGGCGGGGCAACATCACGGCGCAGGAGCAGCTGCTCATCCTGGAGCTGCACTCGCGGTGGGGCAACCGCTGGTCCAAGATCGCGCAGCACCTCCCGGGGCGCACCGACAACGAGATCAAGAACTACTGGCGCACGCGGGTGCAGAAGCACGCCAGGCAGCTCAACTGCGACGTCAACAGCCAGCAGTTCAAGGACCTCATGCGCTACATCTGGATGCCGCGCCTCCTCGAGCGCATCGGCTCCGACTCCGGGGACGGAGCCGTCGTTATAGATGCCGTGGCGCACGACGCCGCGACGCTGACGCCGACGCCGACACCGACGCCGACGCAGCTCCTCACGGCCTCCGCGTGGCGCGTCGACGACGTCGAGCTGTCCTGCACCACCGCCGTGTCGTCGTCGTCCGTGTCCACGGAcagcatgcagcagcagctcgtcGCCgtgtccccgccgccgccgccgccggccgtggCCTCCGCCGCCTGCGGCGAGAGCAACAACGACGCCTCCTACTACGGTATCGACAACAGCAACGCTGCCATGTCCATGTGGGACACGCTGTGCCAACCACCGCACTCGACGACGGCACAGCTGGCGAGCGCCGGGACCTGCATCTGGTCCGACGAGTCTCTGCTGGTCGTCCCTTCTGGCCtcccaggcggcggcggcggcgtgtacGCCGACATGGGGTTCCCGGACCTCTGCGACCCCGACACCATGTGGACCGCCGGCGTCTCCGGCGCCGACGACCTGTGGTACACGCAGATAATGGGGCTGTGA